In the genome of Phragmites australis chromosome 9, lpPhrAust1.1, whole genome shotgun sequence, the window TAGGCGACGAGCTCTTCCGTGGCTCCCGTTCCACGGGCGGGGAGCGGTGGACGTGTCATGGCCGTTATTTCGTAACGAACTCTGCCCGCGTTTTGAGGCTGCGGGGACGGGGACTTCACTTTGCTGGTGTGATTGGTCGGTAGTATGGATGTAGACGCGGGGTTAAataaaattgtatttgttaaaaaaatattgtttatttaatttatttatttgaataaGTTGAGTTAactttctatttggttgatcgaATTTGAGGTCGTATAAGTGAATATAAAAATTGagattataattatttattcgtatgaagatgattttgtgacactaacaAATAAATCTGTTTGTATTAACAGATGCAGAAGTCTGTATATATCGTAGCAAACTGCGGAAGAATGGTCAGGCTAGGAATGCACATTTATATCCACTGAACTAGACTTCACAATAAATACAAACAACTAAATACGTTTTTCACTGTGACCGTACCTATTCATAAGATCGGAATCAACCCATACGAACTACCAATTAGCCCTTTTGGATCCCATCGCAGCCATCCGACCGTATTGCTCCAGCATTTTCTCGTCGCAGCTCTCCCCTTTGCTATGGCCGTGGATCACCAGTCCAATCGCAATTGGTGTGGGCAATCTAGATTGACGACGAGGTTAAGCTCGTACATCCACTTGCCCCTACGGCCCTATGCACATCGCATACGTGCTGGGATAAATTCCTTGTATTGCATTAAATGTTAGCGCATCGCTCTTTGTGTCACCGACAAGGTGGGCCCACACCCATTTGTCAAACACAATAAACAGCATATAAGAGATGAGCCTAACATTGAGCCAGGAGCATATGATAGAACGTAGCGTATTAGGAGCAAGAATCATGCTTACACAGGTGAACTTTAACGTCGGTGATGTCGATAGAGCACACATGCTGTTTCTTACTTGATACGGGTCACGTGTACTCCAGATACGTGAGATACACCGTGTCGATCCTCGTTACAAAAACCAGTAGGAACAAACATACCTAGGGCCTCTTTGGTATAGGCCCTCAGGCTAGCTTTCTCATAAAATCATCTCTAAGGGATTTTTATTAGAAATTAAAATCTCGTTACGAAAGaattttcgttttttttaacgttttaatggtttttttttataattcccGTCACGAAGGATTACAAAGTCATTCTCTTATAATAGGATTCTCTCTTTCCTCCTCATAAATTCTTTCAAATGGAAGTTGTTGGAGAAGTAGGTGATTCGACGTTACGCATTCGGCAGACTCGGTCGAATATGTATtgggcgcgggcgggcgcgaCAGGTAGGCAAAGTAGGCGAGGTGCGCGCATGAGCGAAATAGTGAGGTTTTCGCGCAACCGTTGCACAATGATTCAACAAAAATTGGCAATTTTCGCGCAACGGTTCGGTAAAAATATTTTCGAACAACTAATCTTTGAAAATAGAATTTGCACGGGACCAAACTGCAAAGTTTTTGCAGTttcaatcataaaaaatattaaagttTTCGCAATTTcaatcatagaaaatattttctatagttaaatgaatgaaaaatcatttttttcgCGAATCCAAGGAGCGAAAACAAAATTTAGCATAaccatatttttataatttctcgAATTTGggcaatatttttgaaattgccgtataaaaaagtaatattaaaaaaattatcggTCTCACGACCTTTTCGCCGCCCCGCCCGCCACGACAACCCTCAGAAGCATTTCCGCAAACACCTGCCGTGCCCGTGCGAGCCGCCCCCAAAGCCTAAACCCCGAAAACCACAGAGCGGCGCGGATGCCCTCCCGCCGCCCGTCGTCGGATGGCCTCGGCGCAAGCAAGCGCGGCGGCacgaggtagagagagagagcctgTGCGACTCTTGTTCCATTCAGATGTGGCGGTTCCCCCCGGCCGTGGCGCTCCTCCGACGCtcgctcgcctcctccgcgcTCCTGCCCGCTCCGGTACGGTACCTCCCTTTCCCTGCTTCCCCTAGTTTCTTCCCTCCAAAATGAATTCTGTCGTGGTGCTTGGTTGACTCGGCCCCCGTCACGAATTTGAGCTCAACCCCATTTGAATCGCGGCTGCGCTTTAGCAATTGCAGTTGCAAGGTAAGCCTCGGAGGTTGTTGGCCTCAAGGCGCGTGATCCCGATCCCATGCTAGATTGCTATCCGTGAGGGTTTAATTGGTTATCTGCAATTCGGGATCAGCACGGGTTAAGATCGTTATGACCGAGAATTATTAGATTGCTCGCACCCAGTCTCAGTTCATTCGAGACTTCCGTCGGTATTCAGTACCTAATGCGAGGATTAGATGAACCTTTGAACTTGTTATTCGTTGAACATTGTTGTTGCATTGCATGTCTGGCATTTAAAATGGTGAATTGACCACATAAGTTCCTTGCATTTTCCTCCAGAGGTGTTTGATGGCTGCCTTGCTCCTGGAGGAACGGCCCATTACACACGTGAGTTCAGCCATGACTGTGCGGTACCTCCAACGGTGTTGTGCGGCTGATGGTGACGGGGATGAGGCCATTGAGGCCTTTAATCGGGATTGTTCGACCACCTCAGGCAATGGTGCTTCAGATGACCCAGCATGTACTGCTTATCTTGAGAAGCTCTGCAGATCTGGCAACCTCGCAGGTGCTGTTCGGATTCTGCGGCATTTGCGTGATGAGCAGATCCATGTTGATCTGCACACGTATAATATGTTACTGCAGCAAACAGCTGAAGCAAACAACTTTACTCTTTGTGCCAAGGTATTCAGGTGCTTGCTGCTTTCGAAAATTGCTCCGGATTTGACTTCATACATGAATGTTGCAAAGGCCCTCCAGAAGTTGGATAACTGTGAACTGATACTCAACTTCGTAAGGGAAATTTTAGAAATCACACATGACAGAGATTCTACAGTGATGAACCGCCTTATTTTTGCCACAGCTAAATATGGACACGTGGATAAAAGTTTGACCAtatttgaagagttgaagaaagaACAGAGTAGCTTGGATGTCGTCACGTTCAACACTATTTTGAATGGGCTAGGGAAAGCTGGTCGGGTGGATCAAATGCTTCATGAGGTGAAGCTAATGGAAGAACTTGGCCATTCTCCTGACATTGTGACATACAATACAATAATAAACTGCCTGCGGAGGCTTGGTAGATTAGATCTGTGCAAAAGATTCACTGGAGAAATGCTTGAGAAGGGCATCACTCCAGATTTGAGAACATACACTGCTCTAGTTGATAGTTTTGGCCGGGCTGGCCTTATTACTGATGCCCTTGAAATGTTTGAGAAGATGAAACAGTCACATCAACCTTCAGTTTATGTGTATCGTGCACTAATCAGCGATTTGAAAAAGGCTGGGCAGTTTGAACTAGCAGAAAAGTTCTCTGAAGAGATGAATTCAAGTGCCTCAGATTTATTACGCCCTGAAGATTTCAAGCAAAAGAATAAGGGAAGAAGGTTCAGGAAAAACGGCTAAAAAGGCCCTGAGTGATTTTTGAGGCGTGAATATTCCCTTTTCCCACGCCATATGAGCATCCATAATTCCATACTGCTAGACATTTCGGGATAACTTGAAATATTTCAAATGATAAAAGCATGATGATTAGGAAGATATACAAGGATCTCGGGGCGATAGGAACTGTAGTCCTGAATGAAATATGGCTGGCTGCAGGATGCTTTTTATCTCTAGCAATGCATGAGAAGTATTTTCGAGATTCACCAAGGGCTGAGAAGACCTGGAAAGCTGTATCTGTGACTCATTGATCTCTACGTAACTTGTGCACGCACTCGAGTCGACAGAGAGC includes:
- the LOC133929092 gene encoding pentatricopeptide repeat-containing protein At1g11900-like, which produces MWRFPPAVALLRRSLASSALLPAPRCLMAALLLEERPITHVSSAMTVRYLQRCCAADGDGDEAIEAFNRDCSTTSGNGASDDPACTAYLEKLCRSGNLAGAVRILRHLRDEQIHVDLHTYNMLLQQTAEANNFTLCAKVFRCLLLSKIAPDLTSYMNVAKALQKLDNCELILNFVREILEITHDRDSTVMNRLIFATAKYGHVDKSLTIFEELKKEQSSLDVVTFNTILNGLGKAGRVDQMLHEVKLMEELGHSPDIVTYNTIINCLRRLGRLDLCKRFTGEMLEKGITPDLRTYTALVDSFGRAGLITDALEMFEKMKQSHQPSVYVYRALISDLKKAGQFELAEKFSEEMNSSASDLLRPEDFKQKNKGRRFRKNG